The following DNA comes from Romeriopsis navalis LEGE 11480.
ATTATCCAACTCATACAGATGCTTCAGCAGAAATAGCCATTTCTCGAAATGATTCTCCAGCTGGTCGATCGTCTTGGTGAATTTGGGTAGCTCCAGATAGATGAATTTCAGTTTGTCGTAAAACACTTCTCCCTGTTGGTTTTTTAGTTCGACGACGTGCATGATTGTGGGGTCATCTTGATGGTCGTCAAAGATGAAGTCGAGCACGCCGACGGTATAAACCGCTGCTAGTTGGTAATTCCAATCCCCTTTGGTCGCCTGTTCCTGAATGGGGAAGGTGGCGTAGTAGACGCTCCGGTCTTTGAAGTAATTTTGTTTGGCTTTTTGGATTTCGACGATAAATTTTTCGCCGCTGTCGCTTTCGCAGTAAATGTCGAAGATCGCTTTACGGTCGAGGATGGTGTTGCCGATGTTTTCGTTGTTGCGATAGGTCACATCGTGCACGTGATGCTCGGGGGGCAAGAGCGTGTTGAGAAAATCGATTAGCAGGTCTTTGTGCGGCTCTGTACCAAACAGCCGCTTGAAGCCGAAATCGGTGAGTAGATTGATGTAGCGTTCACGCAACATGGCAAGACGATCGTAAATATGGCTCAAACCCCTTGAGCGGAGTATTTTCTGCGGAA
Coding sequences within:
- a CDS encoding Rpn family recombination-promoting nuclease/putative transposase, translating into MLRERYINLLTDFGFKRLFGTEPHKDLLIDFLNTLLPPEHHVHDVTYRNNENIGNTILDRKAIFDIYCESDSGEKFIVEIQKAKQNYFKDRSVYYATFPIQEQATKGDWNYQLAAVYTVGVLDFIFDDHQDDPTIMHVVELKNQQGEVFYDKLKFIYLELPKFTKTIDQLENHFEKWLFLLKHLYELDNPPAALQEGVFQRLFEVAEIAQFSPTEREIYEDSLKYYRDLKNVVDTALDKGREEGREEGREEGRTQRDREIVINMLRSNLPIESISQITGLSIEAIQKIQSER